Part of the Engraulis encrasicolus isolate BLACKSEA-1 chromosome 23, IST_EnEncr_1.0, whole genome shotgun sequence genome is shown below.
cttaaacttgggatgtcatagctaagtcatgtcggcttttttctgcttttagccgccaactcttgtgccattatcgtgatttggcatgctttccactggacaccaagtgtctcacaaatactcacacatgacatttatgtcggcttatttagcttttgcgctattattgccgaaggtctggtaggctataggcctatcgcacgtttcagacagaccgccaaacacagtttgaaatttacacaagggctttaatgtcaaatggatggaaataacaataacaaataaataaaggcaaaaaacatTCAAATCCAATATCctataaaaaatacaaaaagtcaaaaatggtggatttgAAAAAGAGcttttcaaataaaataaaaaatgagtaGGCCAAAAAATAGACTTCTACTCTTGCGCAGTGTTGTGCAGTGTCTACTTCTTGTTGATCATGGCGGCTAGCAGACTCAGCATCTCCTTGCCCctgctgtcctctcttctcatctgctcTGCCCACGCTTCCCTCGCAAGTTGCATCTGGAGGGCGAGTTCCTGCCCTAGTCGCTCtgttttttccatctctctctctcgcatttccTGCTCGCTCTTCATCTCCATTTCCCGCAGCTTCACCTCACACTCCCGGTCTTCTCGAGCTACCCTCTCGAGACTAGCCAGCAGGTCCTGCTGATAAGTCCGTCTCTTGGGCTCTGTTGAGTTACAAAGACAACATTAGTACCATGTACAATAGCATATAGGGGCCTAAATCACCGCAAATAAATGGGTGTAGATATGAAGATAGGCTAGCTATATATTTTAGCCCATACCTGCTCTGGTTCTCGGGGGGATGTGATGGGACGGTTGTTGCCGGACCTCTCGTGCAGgtggtccctctccctctccctctgcatcaCCCATGACCGACGTTTCAGCGTCCGACTCGACAACGCTGTCCTCCATCTCAGGCGTCTCACACAACCGGGAGTTGGGCTCCGGTGTTGGAATGGGACGC
Proteins encoded:
- the LOC134440048 gene encoding uncharacterized protein LOC134440048, producing MAAERVIWSAEDVKTLLTIWAEDSVQRKIDGVCRNEDVMKFISSEMAKVGVFRTTRQVREKLKKLRASYKAAKIHNGRSGVAPKKFPFYDLMDSVLGHRPSQSTGRNTAELQPAENERPIPTPEPNSRLCETPEMEDSVVESDAETSVMGDAEGEGEGPPAREVRQQPSHHIPPRTRAEPKRRTYQQDLLASLERVAREDRECEVKLREMEMKSEQEMREREMEKTERLGQELALQMQLAREAWAEQMRREDSRGKEMLSLLAAMINKK